A genome region from Naumovozyma castellii chromosome 5, complete genome includes the following:
- the TAN1 gene encoding putative tRNA acetyltransferase (ancestral locus Anc_3.553): MGEKRPNSNASNGRTQKKKFKINSGFLDPGTSGIYATCSRRKERLAAQELGQLFEEKFQEMYKEELTKDDDSDEENIDELSIEDQIKQELSELHEKNKPTSKSHDNNKKKEPLQFIDLDCECVIFCKTRSPIVPEEFVAKIIEDLASPDNMEKRTRYIAKLTPITYSCNATMEQLILLAQRILAPHFHGEHSEDGLKFAVEVTRRNFNTIPKMDIINQVVKEVTEKGKLNHKVDLKNYDKLVLVECFKNNIGMSVVSGDYLTKYRKYNVQQIYEAKFNDNSEEKDAQNATNK, translated from the coding sequence atgGGAGAAAAGAGACCTAATTCAAACGCTAGTAATGGAAGAActcaaaagaagaagttcAAGATCAATTCAGGGTTCTTAGATCCAGGAACTTCAGGAATATATGCAACATGTAGTAGAAGGAAAGAACGTTTGGCCGCCCAAGAGTTGGGTCAGttgtttgaagaaaagttTCAAGAGATGTACAAGGAGGAGCTTActaaagatgatgatagTGACGAAGAGAATATTGACGAATTATCTATTGAAGACCAAATAAAACAAGAGTTATCGGAATTACACGAAAAGAATAAGCCAACGTCAAAATCTCATGACAAtaacaagaagaaggagCCTTTACAATTTATTGACTTAGATTGTGAATGTGTGATATTCTGTAAGACGAGATCACCAATTGTTCCTGAAGAATTCGTTGCCAAGATTATTGAAGACTTGGCTTCTCCTGACAACATGGAAAAAAGGACCAGATATATTGCAAAGCTTACACCAATAACTTATTCATGTAATGCTACTATGGAACAATTGATTTTATTGGCTCAGCGTATTTTAGCACCACATTTTCATGGAGAGCATTCAGAAGATGGCCTTAAGTTTGCTGTAGAAGTGACAAGAAGGAATTTCAATACGATTCCAAAGATGGATATTATCAACCAAGTGGTCAAGGAAGTCACTGAAAAGGGAAAATTGAACCATAAAGTcgatttaaagaattacGACAAATTAGTTCTTGTAGAATGCTTTAAGAATAACATTGGTATGTCAGTGGTAAGCGGTGACTATTTGACCAAATacagaaaatataatgttcaacaaatatatgaagccaaattcaatgataattcagaagaaaaagatgCACAAAATGCTACGAATAAATAG
- the EMC4 gene encoding chaperone EMC4 (ancestral locus Anc_3.552): MSVEPFEWAVKLCNLKEEEATDSSAIKTLPSPPGYGVVEVGKNQHESQGNKATEAIRMKELNNLLAQKAMSIAMQPAKSIPMNMIMSYMSGTSLQIIPIMAALMLLSGPLKAIFSIRAAFKPVLGNKEIQSQVNSAMFLYIVFQGALMYIGIRKLNAMGLIPNTKSDWLTWELPVDYNIGRKVFAF; encoded by the coding sequence ATGTCAGTTGAACCATTTGAATGGGCTGTAAAACTATGCAATCTTAAAGAGGAGGAAGCTACGGACAGTAGTGCTATTAAAACACTGCCATCACCTCCTGGATATGGTGTGGTAGAGGTTGGGAAGAATCAACATGAATCGCAAGGGAACAAAGCTACAGAGGCCATTAGAATGAAGGAGCTCAATAATCTTTTGGCACAAAAGGCCATGTCAATAGCAATGCAACCAGCGAAATCAATTCCGATGAATATGATTATGTCTTATATGTCCGGTACATCACttcaaattattccaataatgGCAGCACTAATGCTACTTTCAGGTCCATTAAAGGCTATATTCTCCATTAGAGCTGCATTCAAACCCGTCCTGGGGAATAAGGAGATCCAAAGTCAAGTGAACTCTGCTATGTTTTTATATATCGTTTTCCAGGGTGCCCTTATGTATATTGGTATTAGGAAATTGAATGCCATGGGACTCATTCCCAATACTAAAAGTGACTGGCTGACTTGGGAATTACCTGTCGATTATAATATAGGAAGGAAAGTATTTGCATTTTAA
- the NCAS0E00360 gene encoding uncharacterized protein (ancestral locus Anc_3.551) → MAMFSHTSSSSSDIENYGMANHVIKANEAGTVKQEMMEELELGTFEQEGEDAQTVSIMFAKSPYKYCKTISLNVLNIVVGYKHTLTIMWVLMGAIILQCILYVIIEAACMPAVYKKRIKRNDMEFILSVVSNDTIDYRFYLNYARSVKLWDNI, encoded by the coding sequence ATGGCAATGTTTTCTCATACATCAAGTTCATCGAGTGATATAGAGAATTACGGAATGGCGAATCATGTTATAAAGGCTAATGAAGCGGGCACAGTTAAACAAGAAATGATGGAAGAATTGGAGTTAGGAACTTTTGAACAAGAAGGTGAAGATGCACAAACTGTTTCCATTATGTTCGCCAAGTCTCCATACAAATATTGCAAAACAATTTCACTCAATGTGTTGAACATTGTGGTGGGGTATAAACATACCCTCACTATAATGTGGGTTTTAATGGGAGCAATAATCTTACAGTGCATATTGTATGTAATAATCGAAGCAGCCTGTATGCCAGCTGTATACAAAAAGCGTATCAAGCGTAATGATATGgaatttattttatcaGTAGTATCGAACGACACAATTGATTACAGGTTTTACCTCAATTATGCACGTTCAGTAAAATTATGGGATAATATTTGA
- the SAP4 gene encoding Sap4p (ancestral locus Anc_3.547): protein MSFWPFPQDSTSNVSKILDEYFDILNSLRKANLIEDDDNDVPLRGEEQIHDSYGSSKFQPRKHKHRTRKRKRKLAVTSEESSCDRDTESKKSNDVVVSKVSLDNSFIERILDELDLMDELGKKNNVLLDFLCFGYFFDSDSKKIMNMQYLIDQLISCVQYLTNASITSVDEDKANDNMRSQEGPNFLHKATIISNILSFDEWLISESLIKNMNYLNEIWSVLSNVKLETEDSPLLPIFLKVNESLLLSRKDQYLNFIRTRKTLVDEFFKHMNIPVLLDFLLKLIATDKPDYPTGIIELLDDQRVIQKCLKFFKNDQYSADVQACASDFLKALIGISANVPLDEMSVGPNLLSRALASPDVVDHLINIILNENGTALNHTISVVIELIRKNNSDYDEINLLETTTRSHLPSNRDPIYLGYLLKKFSDKIENIFALVDDMADKTIMKRIRINQINQEFQPLGFERIKIVELIAELLHCSNMGLMNSKRAEHIALKRDHLRLQLPHQLQDALQDLEINKTEHSDIISDNNSINNDLTTGSVTDEDEDVLIENVSEHPERSFIDSDSDDDLDTIDVAEIDDSFEIPYINEKQNSKLRNGPTIGDRFKINLYDNQIIIKILILFLKNPWNNFWHNVIFDIIQQLFNGRMDFSYNSFIVYSLFNLEKASQFKKTDSNANSNNQILLGNFNITKDFILLGYQKSYEFYEKWKTNLGYMGHLVLIAEEVVKFSKLYKVELISPDIQKILQEKEWIFYMDEVLHSTRIMYSKILGGGSFVDDGNGNVVPQFIESSDPYEEHLETNDETSESLLTELDIHLKVGEIWKPGPESTPPNQ, encoded by the coding sequence ATGTCCTTCTGGCCCTTTCCTCAAGATTCAACTTCGAATGTGTCGAAGATCCTGGATGAATATTTCGACATTTTAAATTCGTTAAGAAAGGCTAATCTAATAGAGGAcgatgataatgatgtaCCGTTGAGGGGTGAAGAACAAATACACGATTCTTATGGTTCATCGAAGTTTCAACCACGCAAACACAAGCATCGTACAAGGAAGAGGAAGCGGAAGCTGGCTGTTACTTCAGAAGAGTCCTCGTGTGATAGAGATACtgaatcaaagaaatcgAACGATGTCGTTGTGAGCAAAGTCTCTCTGgataattcatttattGAGCGGATATTAGATGAACTCGATTTGATGGATGAATTGGgcaagaaaaataatgtaTTACTGGACTTCCTATGTTTTggatatttctttgattctgattccaaaaaaattatgAACATGCAATATCTAATCGATCAATTGATCTCATGTGTACAGTATCTGACAAATGCATCAATTACATCTGTAGATGAAGATAAAGCTAATGACAACATGAGATCCCAAGAGGGCCCCAATTTCCTGCACAAAGCTACTATTATCAGCAACATCCTCTCATTTGATGAATGGTTAATAAGTGAATCCCtaattaaaaatatgaattatttgaatgaaatatGGTCCGTATTATCAAATGTTAAATTAGAAACAGAAGATTCGCCATTATTACCTATATTCTTAAAAGTTAATGAAAGTCTTCTTCTATCCAGAAAGGaccaatatttaaattttattcGAACTCGAAAAACCCTGGTGGACGAATTCTTCAAGCATATGAATATTCCCGTATTATTAGATTTCTTACTCAAATTGATAGCAACAGATAAACCAGATTACCCTACAGGGATAATAGAACTGTTAGATGATCAACGTgtaattcaaaaatgtttaaaattctttaagaaTGATCAGTATTCCGCTGATGTACAGGCATGTGCTAGTGATTTTCTTAAGGCGTTGATAGGCATATCTGCCAATGTTCCCTTGGATGAAATGTCTGTCGGTCCGAATCTGTTATCAAGAGCTCTAGCTTCACCAGATGTAGTAGATCATTTGATAAACATCATTCTTAATGAGAATGGTACAGCTTTGAATCATACGATATCTGTTGTCATAGAACTTATAAGGAAGAATAACTCTGActatgatgaaattaatctGTTGGAGACTACGACACGATCGCATCTGCCATCAAACAGAGACCCTATATATCTTGGTTATCTACTTAAGAAATTCAGTGataaaatagaaaatatatttgcGCTAGTGGATGACATGGCAGataaaacaataatgaaaagaatcAGAATAAACCAAATCAATCAAGAATTTCAACCACTTGGATTTGAACGGATTAAAATTGTGGAGCTAATTGCTGAATTATTACACTGCTCTAATATGGGGTTGATGAACTCTAAGAGAGCAGAACATATTGCATTGAAACGCGATCATCTAAGATTGCAACTTCCACATCAACTTCAAGATGCACTACAAGATCTAGAGATAAATAAGACAGAGCATTCCGATATAATTAGTGATAATAATtctattaataatgatctGACTACAGGTAGCGTcactgatgaagatgaagatgtcTTGATTGAAAATGTCTCAGAACATCCCGAAAGATCCTTTATAGATAGTGACAGTGATGATGATCTGGACACAATTGATGTTGcagaaattgatgattcaTTTGAGATACCATATATTAATGAGAAGCAAAACAGCAAGTTAAGGAACGGTCCCACTATCGGGGATCGTTTTAAGATAAATCTTTATGATAACCAGATTATtataaagatattaattctcttcttgaaaaacccatggaataatttttgGCATAATGTGATATTTGACATCATCCAGCAATTGTTTAATGGAAGAATGGATTTCTCATACAATTCTTTTATAGTgtattcattattcaatttggaGAAGGCATCCCAGTTCAAAAAAACTGACTCGAACGCAAACTCAAATAATCAGATTTTATTGggaaattttaatataaCCAAAGACTTCATATTGCTAGGGTATCAGAAATCGTATGAGTTTTATGAGAAATGGAAGACAAATTTAGGCTACATGGGTCATTTAGTCTTAATAGCAGAAGAAGTTGtcaaattttctaaattatATAAGGTGGAATTAATTTCTCCagatattcaaaaaatctTACAAGAGAAGGAGTGGATTTTCTACATGGATGAAGTACTTCATAGCACGAGAATAATGTACTCTAAGATTCTCGGAGGTGGATCATTTGTCGATGATGGTAATGGAAACGTAGTTCCTCAATTTATTGAATCATCTGATCCATACGAGGAACATCTAGAAACCAATGATGAAACTTCAGAGTCTTTGTTGACCGAGTTAGATATTCATCTAAAGGTGGGAGAAATTTGGAAGCCCGGACCGGAATCAACTCCACCTAATCAATGA
- the SHE10 gene encoding She10p (ancestral locus Anc_3.546) gives MKFCSKLFVTVLTLVVSLHYFCQVNDCADQLLQICHYTSPNTWDQFLSDKSVTYKLQVAPRIIQAKEQYSIHVEPSLNELYEKVHEKAIRPATVFVMKYYENFDAAPYKNCILKNVALIRHKFWFYYNISVKPVVLRISEKYGLCDKCGQVRSMLIPYCSKVHAIFESVKAQVGLKCICAKECITKKYAQLKDKLAGLNSPAKVKRDVVSEKTAIKSVSSTRKTTTSTSTSTSTSTSVIYSTTSVVIDSTVTSTIVKNWPGKVATTSGEAVKDLDVDEQQLLQSDFDNWSNTIEQKIASINKLFDKDVAKLIKKEMKSNEQKFKDKIQNLNQESELLFQDLNKAIQDINCTESLDPQTNETIYFDRNGETQLEQYIERPLIRELFEKTRATLNELIADIQNDENVLIEKVNKKVESIRDEHLDVYEEWGEIMVNEWSKRMAYVDVVAAHLNAEEKEAKKTMSEENWKKFLKVKKQVIGARDELVEHVPNIKTMEQFLNNIQETLKMLSKDAGEYLYILRARANLAFQEREKEESEPETETITKTITNGIIPTEPAENDRNADIGTEAEKATEESTEPIEEEHQEEVKEQVDAADDVVETEEETSETVAEPTDEPEIETEEEANE, from the coding sequence ATGAAGTTTTGTAGCAAACTATTTGTAACGGTGTTGACCCTGGTTGTCTctcttcattatttctGTCAAGTCAATGACTGTGCGGACCAATTGTTACAGATCTGCCATTACACTTCCCCTAATACATGGGATCAATTCTTATCCGATAAGAGTGTCACTTACAAATTGCAAGTCGCACCAAGGATAATTCAAGCTAAAGAACAATATTCGATCCATGTGGAACCTTCTTTAAATGAACTTTACGAAAAAGTTCATGAAAAGGCTATTAGACCAGCAACTGTCTTCgtgatgaaatattatgaaaattttgatgcCGCTCCTTACAAGAATTGTATTCTTAAGAATGTAGCATTGATCCGTCATAAATTTTGGTTCTATTATAATATCTCTGTGAAACCAGTTGTATTGAGAAtttctgaaaaatatgGGTTATGTGACAAATGTGGACAAGTTCGTTCAATGTTGATCCCATATTGTTCAAAAGTCCATGCTATTTTTGAATCAGTAAAGGCTCAAGTGGGTCTTAAATGTATATGTGCTAAGGAATGTATTACCAAGAAGTATgctcaattgaaagataaaTTAGCAGGATTAAATTCACCGGCCAAGGTAAAGAGAGATGTTGTTTCCGAAAAGACTGCAATTAAGTCTGTGTCCAGCACGCGTAAAACAACAACTAGTACTTCCACTTCAACATCCACTTCTACCTCAGTTATTTATTCTACTACCAGCGTGGTGATCGATTCCACTGTCACTTCCACCATTGTTAAAAATTGGCCCGGTAAGGTAGCAACTACCAGTGGTGAAGCCGTCAAGGATTTGGATGTAGATGAACAACAACTTTTACAATCAGATTTTGACAATTGGTCTAACACCATTGAACAGAAAATTGCATCTATTAACAAACTATTTGATAAGGATGTTGCCAAATTGatcaagaaagaaatgaaatctaatgaacaaaaatttaaagataagATTCAAAACTTGAATCAGGAatctgaattattatttcaagaCTTAAATAAAGCCAttcaagatattaattGTACTGAATCTTTGGATCCACAAACTAACGAAACCATTTACTTTGATAGAAATGGTGAAACTCAATTGGAACAATATATTGAACGTCCATTAATCAGAgaattgtttgaaaagaCGCGCGCCACTCTGAATGAACTTATCGCTGATATTCAAAACGATGAAAATGTCTTAATTGAAAAGGTCAATAAGAAGGTGGAATCCATTCGTGATGAACATTTAGATGTTTACGAAGAATGGGGCGAAATCATGGTTAATGAATGGTCCAAGAGAATGGCCTACGTGGATGTCGTGGCAGCTCATCTAAACgctgaagaaaaggaagcCAAGAAGACCATGTCTGAGGAAAACTGGAAGAAGTTCCTGAAAGTGAAGAAACAAGTAATCGGTGCAAGAGATGAATTAGTCGAACatgttccaaatattaaaaCCATGGAACAATTTCTAAACAATATACAGGAGACATTAAAGATGTTATCCAAGGATGCAGGTGAATATCTGTACATACTAAGAGCTAGAGCCAACTTAGCTTTCCAAGAACGTGAGAAGGAAGAAAGCGAACCTGAAACTGAAACGATTACCAAGACAATAACTAACGGTATTATCCCAACCGAACCTGCTGAAAATGACAGAAATGCTGATATCGGGACTGAAGCTGAGAAAGCTACTGAAGAATCTACTGAaccaattgaagaagaacatcaagaagaagttaaGGAACAAGTCGATGCTGCTGACGATGTCGTGGAAACAGAAGAGGAAACCTCTGAAACTGTCGCTGAGCCAACAGATGAGCCTGAGATTGAAACAGAGGAGGAAGCCAATGAATAG
- the VID30 gene encoding glucose-induced degradation complex subunit VID30 (ancestral locus Anc_3.544), with the protein MSSYSDQIDRQFIKSLYPEYLLHQPIAYELKALYNQHRKLFSKLSESEHLDPSNRPKSGLSKGAEHFDETYRNVSIESSNTSGGDKLPFHIKKEIWHKLMELGVLGTISFESANDNYLIQVYKLFYPGTSVKSLYYRGNSTASSGSSALSDVNSQHVSNSSWNPLMRQSTLASARSGGIDNDPMDVDEENPFPFTSESEDDGVNFNENEPSEGEEVQTNTSELEEGDGSDEDESDDRESAMVSENDSDITSRILNAHHRLHSAREKTDLVNKKKSASANPPGLVKFYSYSGSHEKPLKLKKNGVAPDIYRIIGYFLPNQWNPPPNNSLSVTSDGVMNLAPNPNYQKTVTEESTTGSGTPASIVRNRLRNTITGNLQSGNRSKSDYLTACANNVIPSSKVSIFYYEIRVLTVTSSLNAQNSNIIVGFKYAPPSRESSNSVFDSIPSRPTSNRTRSDPSSRNNEASVRTGSRGSQLSPNESHDDDDDDGNDDDDLDDDSDDGNDIEGLGEENVDTATINALIVGALGGVVNADGDDSNTNLGMGIDKSRGNKDGLEDGFFGYCGDDGFICVGTESKKYSQMFGRDDIIGCGINYIDGTIFFTKNGVFLGTAFTNVYDLNVVPSIALKPGNSVRTNFGIYEEFVFDIGNYQNNWKNKSLNKIFKSLDYDFDCKDGNTTENNQKASFLLGKDDRIDDMNIKKPNSIRLNDLNVNNDSIPNTLNVMINDYLLHEGMVDLAKSFLKDLRNDCIEDDIGDNVGNANMNDMKQVIDYNDKQIQKEETLVYIRQEIRRLVLERNIEECIKWINLQLPGLLESDMELLFEMKLCQYLITIIESSKTKDDKCINDLLRTGQGLYNQFVYNEQIDGALRESFQFQLNNVSSLLAYDDPINEVTGDLSIYVSNEYLEGRLFQIINSKVLQFLNKRSDCSLEDMVVYTRAMLSTMMNYKVGGEIIDKNGGECRYYKAINIDEDFLNL; encoded by the coding sequence ATGTCTTCATACTCAGATCAAATCGATAGACAGTTTATTAAGAGCTTATATCCGGAATATCTGCTGCACCAGCCTATTGCCTACGAATTAAAAGCTTTATACAATCAACATCGGAAGTTATTCTCTAAATTAAGTGAAAGTGAACATCTAGACCCCTCTAATAGACCTAAATCAGGATTGTCGAAGGGAGCTGAGCATTTTGATGAAACTTATCGGAATGTAAGTATTGAATCTTCCAACACTAGTGGAGGCGACAAATTACCTTTTCATataaagaaggaaatatGGCATAAATTGATGGAATTAGGTGTTCTGGGAACCATTTCCTTTGAATCTGCAAAtgataattatttaattcaagTATACAAACTTTTCTATCCTGGTACGAGTGTAAAATCACTGTATTACCGAGGTAATTCGACCGCCAGTTCTGGTTCCTCTGCTTTATCAGATGTGAACAGTCAGCATGTTAGTAATAGCTCATGGAATCCCCTAATGAGACAAAGCACACTTGCATCGGCAAGGTCAGGTGGTATTGATAATGATCCAATGGATGTGGACGAAGAGAATCCATTCCCATTCACGTCTGAGAGCGAGGATGATGGAGTAaactttaatgaaaatgaaccCAGCGAAGGAGAGGAAGTTCAAACTAATACAAgtgaattggaagaaggAGATGGAagtgatgaggatgaaagTGATGACAGAGAAAGTGCTATGGTGAGCGAAAACGACTCCGATATTACGTCAAGAATATTAAATGCACATCATCGGCTTCATTCTGCAAGAGAAAAAACTGATTTGGtaaacaagaagaaatcagCTTCTGCCAACCCCCCTGGTCTAGtgaaattttattcttattctGGCTCTCATGAAAAGcctttaaaattgaaaaaaaatggtgTAGCGCCTGATATATATCGCATCATTGGTTATTTTTTACCTAATCAGTGGAACCCTCCTCCAAATAACAGTCTCTCTGTGACTTCAGATGGTGTTATGAATTTAGCTCCTAACCCAAATTATCAGAAAACTGTCACTGAAGAATCCACAACAGGAAGTGGGACACCGGCAAGCATTGTAAGAAATAGATTAAGGAATACGATTACAGGAAATTTACAGAGTGGTAACAGAAGTAAATCTGATTATCTTACAGCATGTGCCAACAATGTCATTCCAAGTTCTAAAGTCTCGATATTTTATTATGAAATTAGAGTGTTAACTGTAACCAGTTCTTTGAATGCACAAAATAGTAACATTATTGTGGGATTTAAGTATGCACCCCCATCGAGGGAAAGTTCAAATTCTGTTTTTGATTCTATACCTAGTAGACCTACTAGTAATAGAACTAGAAGTGATCCTAGTAGCCGTAATAATGAAGCTAGTGTTCGTACCGGCAGTCGTGGGTCCCAGTTATCTCCTAATGAATCTcatgacgatgatgacgatgatggtaatgatgacgatgatcTCGATGATGACAGCGACGATGGTAATGACATAGAAGGTTTAGGTGAGGAAAATGTTGATACTGCCACAATAAATGCATTAATTGTAGGAGCCCTTGGTGGCGTTGTTAATGCTGATGGAGATGATAGCAATACGAACTTGGGTATGGGAATTGATAAATCCCGTGGTAACAAGGATGGTTTAGAAGATGGATTCTTTGGGTATTGTGGGGATGATGGGTTTATCTGTGTTGGAACAGAAAGcaaaaaatattcacaAATGTTTGGACgtgatgatattattggTTGTGGTATAAATTATATTGATGgtacaattttttttaccAAGAATGGTGTCTTTTTGGGGACAGCATTTACCAATGTTTACGATTTGAATGTTGTTCCCTCCATTGCATTAAAACCTGGAAATTCAGTGAGAACCAATTTTGGTATTTATGAAGAATTTGTATTTGACATTGGTAACTATcaaaacaattggaaaaataaaagtttGAATAAGATTTTTAAATCGTTGGACTATGATTTTGATTGCAAAGATGGAAATACTACAgaaaataatcaaaaggcatcatttttattagGGAAGGATGATCGAATCGATGATATGAATATAAAGAAACCCAATTCGATACGACTTAACGATTTAAATGTGAATAATGATTCTATTCCTAATACATTGAATGTAATGATTAATGATTATCTACTTCATGAGGGGATGGTTGATCTAGCCAAGagttttttgaaagatctGAGAAATGATTGCATTGAAGACGATATAGGTGATAATGTTGGTAACGCCAATATGAATGACATGAAACAAGTAATTGATTACAATGAtaaacaaattcaaaaagaGGAGACACTAGTTTATATAAGGCAAGAGATCCGTAGATTAGTCCTGGAAAGAAATATTGAGGAATGTATCAAATGGATTAATTTACAATTACCAGGGTTATTAGAATCGGATATGGagttattatttgaaatgaAACTTTGTCAATATTTGATTACGATAATTGAAAGCTCCAAGACAAAAGATGATAAATGCATAAACGATTTACTTAGAACTGGTCAAGGACTATACAATCAATTTGTATATAATGAACAGATTGATGGTGCGTTAAGAGAGagttttcaattccaattgaaCAATGTATCATCTTTACTAGCATATGATGACCCAATCAATGAAGTTACTGGAGATTTGTCGATCTACGTATCTAATGAATACTTGGAAGGTCgtttatttcaaattatcaattcTAAAGTgcttcaatttttgaacaAGAGAAGTGATTGTTCCTTGGAAGATATGGTAGTTTATACTAGAGCCATGCTTTCCACGATGATGAACTATAAGGTTGGGggagaaattattgataaGAATGGTGGGGAATGCAGATATTACAAGGCCATTAACATTGACGAggatttcttaaatttataa
- the OST5 gene encoding dolichyl-diphosphooligosaccharide--protein glycotransferase subunit (ancestral locus Anc_3.543), whose amino-acid sequence MSYEQVFREYNTATAFTPTLPLEVQPRYAVLASIVALLCISGAFALASSKKNMVIKFLEYLILSVFGSLFFGIAAVLSSNSFGVYV is encoded by the exons ATGTCCTACGAACAAGTATTT AGAGAATATAACACAGCAACTGCATTCACTCCAACACTGCCATTGGAAGTTCAACCAAGATATGCAGTACTTGCTTCCATAGTGGCTTTATTGTGTATATCTGGAGCATTCGCTCTagcttcttcaaagaagaatatgGTTATCAAGTTTTTGGAATATCTTATCCTTAGTGTATTTGGAAGTCTATTTTTTGGCATAGCTGCTGTGCTATCCTCTAATTCATTTGGTGTTTACGTTTAA
- the MTC3 gene encoding Mtc3p (ancestral locus Anc_3.542) → MLSTCMHTRVGHRLLLSCRQRIIRLASTEALADEYIPPRELSEVATKWTTWKRRALKEEIIEYLDWKMEDDWKLMSLEEKRACYFIGYGNWGPRAAKIGTKPETAPVSVSYLLMRSVFNLLLFGAVGVSILNLQKDKKMEQVASETVPVSE, encoded by the coding sequence ATGCTATCCACATGTATGCATACGAGGGTGGGACATAGACTACTGTTGTCCTGTAGACAAAGAATAATACGGTTGGCATCTACGGAGGCCTTAGCGgatgaatatattccaCCAAGGGAATTGAGTGAAGTGGCGACCAAATGGACTACGTGGAAACGAAGAGCATTAAAGGAGGAGATAATAGAGTACCTGGATTGGAAAATGGAAGATGATTGGAAGTTGATGTCATTGGAAGAGAAGCGTGCATGCTATTTTATCGGGTATGGTAACTGGGGGCCTCGAGCAGCTAAGATAGGAACCAAGCCAGAAACCGCACCTGTATCTGTCTCCTATTTACTAATGAGAAGTGTGTTTAATCTCCTACTGTTTGGTGCTGTCGGGGTTTCTATTCTGAACCTACAAAAGGACAAGAAGATGGAGCAGGTGGCATCCGAGACAGTGCCAGTAAGTGAGTAA